The genomic stretch ACTGGCGACGATCGCGCTACCATTTTCGGCGCGCTCCTCTGGATGGCCAATAAACTCCAGAGCGAGGACGGTGATCATGCACGAGCGCTGTGGGCCGCGAAGGGGAAACGGGCGTTCGAGGATGAACGGAAAGAACGTGGGGAAGATATCCATACCACGTCAGAGGAAATGCCGCACGATGAGGCGTGAACGATGGCGGGCGGCGCGGAGACATCAA from Methylosinus sp. C49 encodes the following:
- a CDS encoding conjugal transfer protein TraD; translation: MQTWQIERRKRTRHLIELGGLVVKAGVVDLTGDDRATIFGALLWMANKLQSEDGDHARALWAAKGKRAFEDERKERGEDIHTTSEEMPHDEA